The proteins below come from a single Acidobacteriota bacterium genomic window:
- a CDS encoding DMT family transporter — MADKERSIAPYLALIGVQLSFGSFPVFGKIALTVIPPVGLVGFRVGLTALIFVIVQSFRRRFWLKDRIDYVKLFGISFLAVTFNQLLFTTGLSLTKASNASLISVTIPIFALTAGYLLGTEMLRPIKVLGIIVACTGVILLIDPRNASFSSQTTLGDLLVVANSFCYGIYVAISKSIVTRNGAFRSIMWIFIFAAIFCVPLGLYSLRTVDFASIQPDIWEAILYTALIGTLVPYFLNAWALARVDPSTVAVFVYLQPVVGFMLAVLFLGEHVALNFIAAALLVFAGLYLVTKKFTPIET, encoded by the coding sequence GTGGCTGATAAGGAAAGATCGATCGCACCGTATCTCGCCCTCATCGGCGTGCAGCTTTCCTTCGGGTCGTTCCCTGTTTTCGGCAAGATCGCGTTGACGGTGATACCGCCTGTAGGACTAGTAGGTTTTCGTGTCGGGCTGACCGCTCTTATCTTCGTGATCGTCCAGTCATTCCGGCGGCGGTTTTGGCTGAAAGATCGGATCGATTACGTCAAGCTCTTTGGCATCAGTTTCCTTGCTGTAACGTTTAATCAACTGCTCTTCACGACGGGACTCTCTTTGACCAAGGCGTCGAACGCGTCGCTCATCTCAGTAACCATCCCGATATTTGCGCTAACCGCAGGCTATCTGCTCGGTACTGAAATGCTGCGCCCCATCAAGGTTCTTGGCATCATAGTCGCGTGCACGGGCGTTATTTTACTTATAGACCCGCGAAACGCGTCTTTTTCTTCTCAGACGACGCTCGGCGATCTGCTGGTAGTGGCTAATTCCTTTTGCTACGGCATCTACGTCGCAATCTCAAAATCGATAGTGACCCGTAATGGAGCTTTTCGGTCGATAATGTGGATCTTTATATTTGCCGCGATCTTTTGCGTTCCACTGGGCCTGTATTCTCTTCGAACTGTCGACTTCGCGAGCATCCAGCCGGACATCTGGGAAGCAATACTTTACACTGCTTTGATCGGCACCCTCGTTCCTTATTTCCTGAATGCATGGGCTTTAGCTCGCGTAGATCCTTCTACAGTCGCGGTGTTTGTTTACCTGCAGCCGGTCGTAGGCTTCATGTTGGCCGTATTGTTTTTGGGGGAACATGTCGCCCTAAACTTCATCGCCGCGGCATTGCTGGTTTTCGCCGGTCTGTATTTGGTTACCAAGAAATTCACTCCCATTGAAACCTAA
- the lpxD gene encoding UDP-3-O-(3-hydroxymyristoyl)glucosamine N-acyltransferase, with translation MKTKDIAEFLSAELVGDPGIEIVGVASLDGAEPGELSFSSGPADFVTNASAVIVPNSFDSSVHVTLIKAANPKLAFTRISSLLHPYKSLKGWSETADVAAKANVAASFIGTNVSIGDGAQITEGCELHAGVRIGLNVSIGKGTIIYPNCVIYDGAKIGSNCVIHAGTVIGSDGFGYVKDDKGEHLQFPQIGSVVIEDNVEIGANCCIDRGSLGETRIGGGTKIDNLVHIAHNVQIGKRVLIAGQSGIAGSSVIEDDVVIAGQVGISDHVTIKAGAIIGAKSAVFPNKIVRSGFWSGIPVQRIEEYTKQTVLVRNLEKLQDDVAELKRSIKE, from the coding sequence ATGAAGACGAAAGACATCGCCGAATTCCTCTCCGCTGAGCTTGTAGGCGATCCTGGTATCGAGATCGTCGGCGTTGCGTCGCTCGACGGGGCAGAGCCAGGAGAACTATCGTTTTCGTCTGGACCTGCGGACTTTGTAACCAACGCGTCAGCGGTTATCGTTCCGAATTCATTTGATTCGAGCGTGCACGTTACTCTGATCAAAGCCGCCAACCCAAAACTCGCTTTCACACGAATCTCGAGCCTTCTTCACCCTTACAAATCGCTGAAAGGCTGGAGCGAAACGGCCGACGTTGCGGCAAAGGCCAATGTCGCCGCTAGTTTTATCGGTACGAATGTGTCGATCGGCGATGGTGCGCAAATCACTGAAGGCTGCGAGTTGCATGCGGGCGTTCGCATCGGGCTAAATGTGTCGATCGGGAAAGGAACCATCATTTACCCAAATTGCGTGATCTACGATGGTGCAAAAATCGGTTCGAACTGCGTGATCCACGCCGGAACCGTCATCGGATCCGATGGATTTGGCTATGTAAAGGATGATAAAGGCGAGCATCTTCAGTTTCCGCAGATCGGCTCCGTCGTCATCGAGGATAATGTCGAGATCGGTGCAAACTGCTGTATTGACAGAGGTTCGCTCGGCGAGACCCGGATAGGCGGAGGCACGAAGATCGATAATCTCGTTCACATCGCCCACAATGTCCAGATCGGCAAACGCGTTCTCATCGCCGGTCAATCTGGTATTGCGGGAAGCTCAGTGATCGAGGATGACGTCGTTATCGCCGGACAGGTCGGCATCTCCGATCATGTAACCATCAAGGCAGGAGCGATAATTGGTGCTAAATCCGCCGTTTTCCCGAACAAGATCGTTCGCTCCGGATTTTGGTCAGGCATTCCTGTTCAGCGGATCGAGGAATACACAAAACAAACAGTTCTCGTGCGAAATCTCGAAAAACTGCAAGACGACGTGGCTGAGCTGAAAAGATCCATCAAGGAATGA